Proteins encoded by one window of Teretinema zuelzerae:
- a CDS encoding adenylate/guanylate cyclase domain-containing protein yields the protein MKKALHFSVILGVLFFAVLAPLSAAEQESGLSRHVMTVWTDREGLPSDTILDVAQDSFGYVWLASYDGLVRFDGETFTVMTPQEGGFTGRSARVLKVAPDGALWVGTNTAGLYERRNGVFVRYGLEEGLPDLSVRSIAFANDGTVWVGTANGVSSLKDGRFVPAPGTGDRSFGIANFILPLHDGTVIVGSNIPGLRLITPKAAVPYLDEQGLGKWSFSAAWMDVSGQLWLGTSSGQIVLVSRNEVRKIIEPDFLRGSSINAFFAESGGTVWIATDRGILTLSGDAVSSFSEADGLPSNVVSSLCRDREGNVWVGTERGGLVKFSQGKFMNISRVDGLVSDAVNGVTEDKWRSLWIATDEGVSFFPSSTDPYHSDPARRRAVDDLVKSLKGIRIRQVRMDVDSSLVFATYSDKGLLFFRPDGGVETLTVKDGLPTNRVRFSARTRSGSLWIGTTAGPVVVADGLVFPYGTDSGLPNLFILCALEDSSGRMWLGTDGGGVSVLENGRFTTFNTGNGLAGNVVFRVLEDSLGNVWACTSDGLSLYTGESFIPADSALGLSSESVFEILEDKRGMLWIVTGRKVFLVSAEELAEAAQRGFVIAGARSFDRLDGLAGQLSANAWSYINEFGIAYFPTLKGLSIYNPQSVAHNMLPPPVRIEKVLLDGETFIPADTADWAPGRDDTFALILPASSRRVTFHYTALSFVVPQRVRFDYMLEGYDKDWISADVAREIGYTNLPPGDYRFRVKAKNNDGVVNEAGAEMRFRKLPFFWQTVPFYLLLAAFLIAVGFLGALLRVRRLNRRARELNRLVQERTAELDQEQKKNESLLHNILPPAVVRELKNTGSATPHVYGKTAVLFADIVGFTPWAESRTPDEVICELNDLFTAFDEIMEKRNCERIKTIGDGYLACCGMMTQDDECSVKIVNAALDMLDYLEARNKGSRNPLEVRIGIDIGPVVGGVVGVKKYIFDIFGDTVNTAFRLEALSVPMGLTVSEKIAKQIEGSFSVLERPGRAVKGKGMMPSWYVCRRGACGFDNATALSRWSRALKLFDEGRHGESSEILDGFDPATIEPEIGYDVFQLASLIAEKQGDPERSRVLKERAERYRM from the coding sequence ATGAAAAAAGCCCTTCATTTTTCCGTTATCCTCGGCGTTCTCTTTTTTGCCGTTCTTGCGCCGCTTTCAGCGGCCGAGCAGGAATCAGGCCTTTCCCGTCATGTCATGACCGTATGGACCGACCGCGAGGGACTGCCCTCCGATACGATCCTCGATGTCGCCCAGGACAGTTTCGGCTATGTCTGGCTCGCTTCATACGACGGGCTCGTCCGATTCGACGGCGAAACCTTCACGGTGATGACTCCGCAGGAAGGCGGCTTCACCGGCCGCTCCGCGCGCGTGCTGAAAGTCGCTCCCGACGGGGCGCTTTGGGTAGGCACGAACACCGCGGGCCTCTACGAGCGCAGAAACGGCGTTTTCGTCCGCTACGGGCTTGAAGAGGGTCTGCCCGATCTTTCGGTTCGTTCGATTGCCTTCGCAAACGACGGCACAGTGTGGGTGGGAACCGCGAACGGGGTTTCGAGCTTGAAGGACGGGCGTTTCGTGCCCGCTCCCGGAACCGGAGACCGCTCCTTCGGCATCGCGAATTTCATACTTCCCCTCCACGACGGCACTGTCATCGTCGGTTCGAATATTCCCGGCCTCAGGCTCATCACGCCGAAGGCCGCAGTTCCCTATCTTGACGAGCAGGGGCTCGGCAAGTGGTCTTTTTCCGCCGCCTGGATGGACGTAAGCGGACAGCTGTGGCTCGGCACGAGCTCCGGCCAGATTGTGCTCGTTTCCCGCAACGAGGTGCGCAAGATCATCGAGCCCGATTTCCTCCGCGGTTCGAGCATTAACGCGTTTTTCGCGGAATCCGGCGGAACGGTGTGGATAGCGACCGACCGCGGCATTCTCACCCTCTCGGGCGACGCCGTGAGCTCCTTTTCCGAAGCCGACGGGCTGCCCAGCAATGTCGTGTCGTCCCTGTGCCGCGACCGCGAGGGGAACGTCTGGGTGGGAACCGAACGCGGCGGTTTGGTAAAATTCAGCCAGGGCAAATTCATGAATATCTCGCGCGTCGACGGCCTGGTCAGCGACGCGGTCAACGGCGTTACCGAGGATAAATGGAGAAGCTTGTGGATAGCCACGGACGAGGGCGTTTCGTTCTTTCCTTCGTCGACCGATCCCTACCACAGCGATCCGGCGCGCCGCCGGGCCGTCGACGATCTGGTGAAGAGCCTCAAGGGCATCCGGATCCGCCAGGTGCGTATGGACGTCGATTCGTCGCTGGTTTTCGCCACCTATTCCGATAAGGGCCTCCTCTTTTTCAGGCCCGACGGAGGCGTGGAGACGCTGACGGTAAAAGACGGCCTTCCGACGAACCGCGTCAGGTTTTCCGCGCGCACCCGTTCGGGAAGCCTGTGGATAGGAACGACCGCCGGTCCCGTCGTCGTTGCGGACGGACTGGTGTTTCCCTACGGAACCGATTCCGGCCTTCCGAATCTGTTCATTCTCTGCGCGCTGGAGGATTCTTCCGGCAGGATGTGGCTGGGAACCGACGGCGGCGGCGTCTCCGTTCTGGAGAACGGCCGTTTTACGACCTTCAATACCGGGAACGGGCTGGCCGGCAATGTCGTGTTCCGCGTTCTCGAGGACAGCCTCGGCAATGTGTGGGCCTGCACCTCTGACGGTTTAAGCCTGTATACCGGCGAGTCCTTCATCCCGGCGGATTCGGCCCTCGGCCTTTCCTCCGAAAGCGTCTTCGAGATTCTCGAGGATAAGCGCGGCATGCTTTGGATCGTTACCGGGCGGAAGGTGTTCCTCGTCTCCGCCGAAGAGCTCGCGGAAGCCGCTCAGCGGGGCTTCGTCATCGCGGGGGCGCGGAGCTTCGACCGCCTCGACGGCCTCGCCGGACAGCTTTCGGCAAACGCCTGGTCCTATATAAACGAATTCGGCATCGCCTATTTCCCGACCCTCAAGGGCCTTTCCATCTATAACCCCCAGTCGGTGGCCCACAATATGCTGCCTCCCCCCGTCCGCATTGAAAAGGTTCTCCTCGACGGCGAAACCTTTATACCGGCGGATACGGCCGACTGGGCTCCGGGGCGCGACGATACGTTCGCTCTGATTCTTCCCGCCTCGTCCAGGCGCGTGACCTTCCACTACACGGCTCTGAGTTTCGTGGTTCCCCAGCGCGTCCGCTTCGACTATATGCTGGAAGGGTACGACAAGGACTGGATTTCCGCGGACGTCGCCAGGGAGATCGGCTATACGAACCTTCCCCCGGGCGATTATCGGTTCCGGGTAAAGGCGAAAAACAACGACGGAGTGGTAAACGAGGCGGGAGCCGAGATGCGTTTCCGCAAGCTTCCCTTCTTCTGGCAAACCGTCCCCTTTTATCTTTTGTTGGCCGCCTTTCTGATCGCGGTCGGCTTTCTCGGAGCCCTTCTCCGCGTGCGCAGATTGAACCGTCGCGCCCGGGAATTGAACCGGCTCGTGCAGGAACGGACTGCAGAGCTCGATCAGGAGCAGAAAAAAAACGAGTCGCTTCTGCACAACATACTCCCTCCAGCCGTTGTGAGAGAGCTCAAAAATACCGGCAGCGCAACTCCCCATGTGTACGGAAAAACCGCCGTCCTTTTCGCCGACATCGTCGGATTTACTCCCTGGGCCGAAAGCCGCACTCCGGACGAAGTGATCTGCGAGCTGAACGATTTGTTCACCGCCTTCGACGAAATCATGGAAAAAAGGAACTGCGAGCGGATAAAGACGATCGGAGACGGGTACCTCGCCTGCTGCGGCATGATGACCCAGGACGACGAGTGTTCGGTGAAAATCGTGAACGCCGCTCTGGACATGCTCGATTATCTTGAAGCGCGGAACAAAGGCTCACGGAATCCCCTGGAGGTCCGCATCGGAATCGATATCGGCCCGGTGGTCGGCGGCGTAGTCGGAGTGAAGAAATATATATTCGATATTTTCGGCGATACGGTGAATACCGCCTTCCGTCTGGAAGCCCTCTCCGTACCGATGGGGCTCACTGTTTCGGAAAAGATCGCGAAGCAGATTGAAGGATCGTTCTCGGTGCTGGAACGGCCGGGAAGAGCCGTGAAGGGAAAGGGTATGATGCCCAGCTGGTACGTATGCCGCCGCGGAGCCTGCGGTTTCGACAACGCCACGGCGCTCTCGCGGTGGTCGCGGGCCCTGAAACTTTTCGACGAGGGCCGGCACGGGGAATCTTCAGAGATACTCGACGGATTCGATCCGGCGACTATAGAGCCGGAAATCGGGTACGACGTGTTTCAGCTGGCGTCACTCATTGCCGAGAAACAGGGCGATCCCGAGCGTTCGCGCGTCCTGAAAGAACGCGCGGAACGCTACAGAATGTAG
- a CDS encoding tetratricopeptide repeat protein, translated as MIQRLISVLAALLLCGALAAQDAKPDALAMYRSGSFEQAIEICLAEISASPANLESHVVLCWALVQAGRYEEARSWAEKGRKISWYDPRLIEIQGEAYYYLGRNDQSIRLFQEYLSYAPNGSRISIVYWFMGEIYLRQSRFRHADMAFSTAVHLEPLNSRWWVRLGYAREMAREWRWALEAYNKAIELDSSLSDAVRGRERVLKQL; from the coding sequence ATGATACAAAGACTGATATCCGTTCTGGCCGCCCTCCTGCTCTGCGGCGCTCTCGCCGCCCAGGACGCAAAGCCCGACGCCTTGGCGATGTACCGGAGCGGCAGCTTCGAACAGGCGATAGAAATCTGTCTCGCGGAAATTTCCGCCTCCCCGGCGAATCTGGAAAGCCACGTCGTCCTCTGCTGGGCCCTCGTCCAGGCAGGCCGCTACGAAGAAGCCCGCTCGTGGGCCGAAAAAGGCCGCAAAATTTCCTGGTACGATCCCCGCCTCATCGAAATCCAGGGAGAAGCCTACTATTATCTGGGCCGGAACGATCAGTCCATCCGCCTGTTCCAGGAATACCTGTCCTACGCGCCCAACGGCTCGAGAATATCGATCGTCTACTGGTTCATGGGCGAAATCTACCTCCGCCAATCCCGCTTCCGCCACGCCGACATGGCCTTCTCTACTGCCGTTCATCTGGAGCCCCTCAACTCCCGCTGGTGGGTTCGCCTCGGCTACGCCCGCGAAATGGCGCGCGAATGGAGATGGGCGCTCGAAGCCTACAACAAGGCGATCGAGCTCGATTCATCCCTTTCAGACGCAGTCAGGGGACGCGAGCGCGTCCTGAAGCAGCTCTAG
- a CDS encoding prephenate dehydrogenase/arogenate dehydrogenase family protein codes for MSKAGIIGFGRFGSFWATVLSHGYEVYGYNRSAPQNPPCPMVSLEELCALPVIFLCVPMRTVPEILAKIAPMLKPGTLVVDTCSVKMEPVRWMQEALPETVDILATHPMFGPESAKEGLSGLPLMMHPVRMNHDQYAEWSHFFSSLGIMVVEMTPEEHDRQAAMSQALTHMIGRTLNAMGVEETPIGTLWYRKLLAICKQVARDSPELFLDMQTLNPHAQSMRDSFSRAWDDVCRSLTDPDNRG; via the coding sequence ATGAGCAAAGCAGGCATTATCGGTTTCGGACGGTTCGGCTCGTTTTGGGCGACTGTTCTTTCGCACGGATACGAAGTGTACGGATACAACAGGAGCGCGCCGCAGAATCCGCCCTGCCCGATGGTGAGTCTGGAAGAACTGTGCGCGCTTCCGGTAATCTTTCTGTGCGTCCCGATGCGGACGGTTCCGGAAATCCTCGCTAAAATCGCCCCCATGCTTAAGCCCGGCACGCTCGTCGTCGACACCTGCTCGGTAAAAATGGAGCCGGTCCGCTGGATGCAGGAAGCCCTCCCGGAAACCGTCGACATTCTGGCGACCCACCCCATGTTCGGCCCGGAGTCAGCAAAGGAAGGCTTGTCCGGCCTCCCCCTCATGATGCACCCGGTCCGCATGAACCATGATCAATACGCCGAATGGAGCCATTTCTTTTCGTCTCTGGGAATCATGGTCGTGGAAATGACTCCGGAGGAGCACGACCGCCAGGCGGCGATGAGCCAGGCCCTCACCCACATGATCGGCAGAACGCTCAACGCGATGGGAGTCGAGGAAACGCCCATCGGAACCCTGTGGTACCGCAAGCTCCTCGCCATCTGCAAACAGGTCGCCCGCGACTCTCCCGAACTCTTCCTCGACATGCAAACCCTCAATCCGCACGCGCAGTCGATGCGCGATTCGTTCTCCCGCGCCTGGGACGACGTATGCCGGAGCTTGACCGACCCCGATAATCGGGGCTAA
- the pta gene encoding phosphate acetyltransferase, producing MSFIESMKQKAISYGNRLVLPEGTEPRTVKAARKIIDDKIASQVTLLGSQSAVAAVASEAGVSLSGISVVDPASSELLAGFADAYYEKRKAKGMTHEQARIDMAGVLRFGAMMVAKGLADSMVAGAENTTGDVLRAGLTVIGTAPGSKTASSCFVMEMKDRSWGNDGLMIFSDCAVIPTPSSEQLADIACSAAESCRGFIGTDPVVALLSFSTKGSGGKDENVLRVQEAAKLLSGRSVDFVFDGELQADAALVPSVTQKKAPGSPVTGKVNTLVFPDLGAGNIGYKLVQRLAGAEAYGPFLQGFAKPISDLSRGCSVDDIVVTAAVTLVQAGKKS from the coding sequence ATGAGTTTTATCGAGTCCATGAAACAGAAAGCGATCAGTTACGGCAACCGCCTCGTTCTCCCCGAGGGCACGGAGCCGCGCACCGTAAAAGCCGCCCGTAAAATCATCGACGACAAGATCGCTTCCCAGGTGACCCTTCTCGGGTCCCAGTCCGCAGTCGCGGCGGTCGCCTCCGAAGCAGGCGTTTCCCTTTCCGGCATCTCCGTCGTAGACCCTGCTTCCTCCGAGCTTCTGGCGGGGTTCGCAGACGCCTATTATGAAAAGCGCAAGGCGAAGGGCATGACTCACGAACAGGCCCGCATCGATATGGCCGGCGTTCTCCGGTTCGGCGCGATGATGGTCGCGAAGGGCCTTGCCGACTCCATGGTCGCCGGAGCCGAAAACACCACCGGCGACGTGCTGCGCGCGGGACTCACCGTCATCGGCACCGCTCCCGGATCGAAGACCGCTTCCTCCTGCTTCGTCATGGAAATGAAGGACCGCTCGTGGGGCAACGACGGACTGATGATTTTCTCGGACTGCGCCGTTATCCCGACCCCGTCTTCCGAGCAGCTGGCGGACATCGCCTGTTCCGCAGCAGAGAGCTGCCGCGGATTCATCGGAACCGATCCGGTGGTCGCCCTTCTTTCCTTCTCCACGAAAGGCTCGGGCGGCAAGGACGAGAACGTCCTGCGCGTTCAGGAAGCAGCGAAGCTTCTTTCCGGCCGTTCGGTCGACTTCGTGTTCGACGGCGAGCTTCAGGCCGACGCGGCCCTCGTCCCCTCGGTTACGCAGAAAAAGGCGCCGGGAAGCCCGGTGACCGGAAAGGTGAACACCCTGGTGTTCCCGGATCTCGGCGCGGGAAACATCGGCTATAAGCTGGTTCAGCGCCTTGCGGGAGCCGAGGCCTACGGCCCCTTCCTCCAGGGCTTTGCGAAGCCCATTTCCGACCTTTCCCGCGGCTGCTCGGTCGATGATATCGTGGTCACCGCCGCGGTCACCCTGGTGCAAGCCGGCAAAAAAAGCTGA
- a CDS encoding tetratricopeptide repeat protein → MDNNSFKKQFSLALKAGQNRDYSKATTILEKLAACGVAEGFPSKESEAHPEVYLYLARSLHAQGLPDRAMANFRSYLGLVPEDPAGWFFYGRSCLAAGDSERAIRALRKSISLNPDSVDARALLGSACLRAKRPSLARSVFEEALSLAPDDERLNQGYRNALFVEAVRLLRKGEADLARQMFTYLINNDIDGVLPRVYLAHCLRDLGYYAEAIGQYEAAGEFSPDDPTLQWYIVAALFESGNAEAAYPLIESLGGFPGSDEPTGKDISLRIVRNHVDRGEWAPAARAGRLHIKKWGSDPLIHALMGEAQRNLGNFDGALNHFRKAVSLDKENPSARYGVLMLFAEQGAWTDLKAELPGAARAGCDPQFIAYYQALCDANLDENPETVLPGLQKLVLEQGPLPELISALARVYFRLSLPELAIGWYRKVLDGDPGNEEAFLGLIACCEELDSIDDLLESQRAYLETWPDNSAIRREHADALASAGKWADAADQLELVASHEPSAESSRAIALYRRRAGQYGKAAIIYRNLLRARPDDRALLSCLLWCLDRMGETANAFTLAHQANQAFAPDVESLLIEGRLQAKKGDAKGALEVFRIVVDKWPKDPRGWDEVASMYRILGVPEMETLHAEKARNIRLKDGRRGSSRK, encoded by the coding sequence ATGGATAATAACAGCTTCAAAAAACAATTCTCCCTTGCCCTGAAAGCCGGACAAAACCGCGATTATTCGAAAGCTACGACGATACTTGAAAAACTCGCGGCCTGCGGCGTAGCGGAGGGCTTTCCGTCTAAAGAATCCGAAGCTCATCCTGAGGTGTATCTCTACCTCGCGCGCTCCCTTCACGCCCAGGGCCTGCCGGACCGGGCCATGGCAAATTTCCGCTCGTATCTGGGCCTTGTTCCCGAAGATCCTGCAGGCTGGTTTTTTTACGGAAGGTCCTGCCTCGCCGCCGGAGATTCCGAGCGCGCGATACGGGCGCTCCGCAAAAGCATATCGCTCAATCCCGACTCCGTCGACGCGCGCGCCCTTCTTGGAAGCGCATGCCTGCGCGCCAAGCGCCCTTCGCTCGCGCGTTCGGTCTTCGAGGAGGCGCTTTCCCTCGCGCCGGACGACGAGCGGCTCAATCAGGGATACCGCAACGCTTTGTTCGTGGAAGCCGTGCGCCTGCTCCGCAAGGGAGAGGCGGATTTGGCCCGCCAGATGTTCACCTATCTGATCAACAACGATATAGACGGCGTTTTGCCGCGAGTCTACCTTGCCCACTGCCTGCGCGATCTGGGCTACTACGCGGAAGCGATCGGCCAGTACGAGGCGGCCGGCGAGTTCTCTCCGGACGACCCGACCCTGCAGTGGTATATTGTCGCGGCCCTTTTCGAGTCCGGAAACGCGGAGGCCGCCTATCCGCTGATCGAGAGTCTGGGAGGCTTCCCGGGAAGCGACGAGCCGACCGGAAAGGATATCAGCCTCAGGATAGTGCGCAACCACGTGGACCGGGGCGAATGGGCTCCTGCCGCGCGCGCGGGCCGGCTTCACATCAAGAAATGGGGGAGCGATCCGTTGATCCACGCGCTCATGGGCGAGGCCCAGCGGAATCTCGGGAATTTCGACGGCGCCCTCAACCATTTCCGCAAGGCTGTCTCCCTCGACAAGGAAAACCCTTCCGCCCGCTACGGCGTTTTAATGCTCTTCGCCGAACAGGGCGCGTGGACCGATCTGAAGGCTGAGCTTCCCGGAGCCGCGCGCGCGGGCTGCGACCCTCAGTTCATCGCCTACTATCAGGCCCTCTGCGACGCAAACCTCGACGAAAATCCTGAAACCGTCCTTCCCGGTCTGCAAAAACTGGTGCTCGAGCAAGGTCCGCTTCCCGAATTGATTTCCGCCCTCGCGCGGGTGTATTTCCGCCTTTCCCTTCCCGAGCTCGCGATCGGCTGGTACCGCAAGGTGCTGGACGGAGATCCCGGGAACGAGGAAGCCTTCCTGGGCTTGATAGCCTGCTGCGAAGAGCTTGATTCGATCGACGACCTTCTTGAATCTCAGCGCGCCTATCTTGAAACCTGGCCCGATAATTCCGCGATCCGCCGGGAGCATGCCGACGCGCTCGCTTCGGCCGGGAAATGGGCCGACGCGGCCGATCAGCTTGAGCTGGTCGCTTCCCATGAGCCGTCCGCGGAGTCTTCCCGCGCAATCGCCCTGTATCGCAGGAGGGCCGGCCAGTACGGCAAGGCCGCGATCATCTACCGCAATCTCCTGCGCGCCCGTCCCGACGACAGGGCTCTTCTGTCCTGCCTGTTGTGGTGCCTCGACCGCATGGGGGAAACTGCGAACGCCTTCACCCTCGCTCATCAGGCCAATCAGGCCTTTGCTCCCGACGTTGAAAGCCTCCTGATCGAAGGACGGCTCCAGGCTAAAAAAGGCGACGCGAAGGGAGCCCTGGAGGTATTCAGGATCGTGGTCGACAAGTGGCCGAAAGATCCCCGGGGCTGGGACGAGGTCGCTTCGATGTACCGGATTCTAGGCGTTCCCGAGATGGAAACCCTCCACGCGGAGAAGGCCCGAAACATCAGATTGAAGGACGGCCGGCGGGGAAGTTCGAGAAAATAG
- a CDS encoding bactofilin family protein — MVDNSDNDLLDLDEEDYDTVLAPDIEFSGKIHFEEPFMIKGTVSGLIDASSDLLIDEGATVNADIHASRIIIKGAVVGNVTADKMVHVFSSGKLTGDVTAPEVVLESGCYFTGICTMNRPGS; from the coding sequence ATGGTAGATAATTCCGACAACGACCTTCTCGACCTCGACGAAGAGGATTACGATACGGTTCTCGCACCGGACATAGAGTTTTCCGGAAAGATACATTTTGAAGAACCCTTCATGATCAAGGGAACGGTTTCAGGCCTCATCGACGCTTCAAGCGACCTTCTCATCGACGAAGGCGCGACGGTGAACGCGGACATCCACGCCTCCCGCATCATCATCAAGGGCGCGGTCGTCGGAAACGTAACGGCAGACAAAATGGTCCACGTTTTCAGCTCGGGCAAACTGACCGGAGACGTCACCGCCCCGGAAGTGGTGCTGGAAAGCGGCTGCTATTTTACCGGAATCTGCACCATGAACAGGCCGGGTTCATGA
- the mtaB gene encoding tRNA (N(6)-L-threonylcarbamoyladenosine(37)-C(2))-methylthiotransferase MtaB: MDIVHFETLGCKLNQIETESLAHAFKEAGFRVTLSHETAETAFKPIEPILLSVVNTCTVTGKAEQKARRLIRLLLKNHPEAAVLVTGCYAEVEADALAEIDPRVVVIPGTRKGELAELPACLAAELVVHPELSVPNAVRRFFLKPAEGPESSFKLSTDAFLLHSRASIKIQDGCANRCSYCRIRLARGKSVSLAADEAVARVIAIEEAGWGEVVLTGVNLSQYKSGGEDFARLLERILANTKRITVRISSLYPERVDEGLLPILKDPRVRPHFHLSVQSGSDRILSLMRRPYMAETVYRAAEGLRSVKKDPFLACDIIAGFPGETEEDFALTEKLCRDIGFSWIHAFPFSARPGTEAWSMKPKIPERIAGERVAILTAMAEQNREKYIQRWMGEKLDAIVEGSERDSKLSVLTENYISAPLASASAEKGQRITIVLRPGPIAEPAD, translated from the coding sequence ATGGATATCGTACATTTCGAAACCCTCGGGTGCAAACTCAACCAGATAGAAACAGAATCTCTCGCCCATGCCTTTAAAGAAGCAGGCTTCCGCGTCACGCTCTCGCATGAAACCGCAGAAACAGCCTTCAAACCGATCGAACCGATTCTCCTATCCGTGGTGAACACCTGCACAGTCACCGGCAAAGCCGAACAAAAGGCCCGCAGGCTCATCCGCCTGCTCCTGAAAAACCACCCCGAAGCCGCCGTCCTCGTAACCGGCTGCTACGCCGAAGTGGAAGCCGACGCCCTCGCCGAAATAGACCCCCGCGTCGTGGTGATTCCGGGAACCCGCAAGGGCGAACTCGCGGAGCTTCCCGCCTGTCTCGCCGCCGAGCTCGTCGTGCATCCGGAACTTTCCGTACCGAACGCCGTACGCCGGTTCTTCCTCAAGCCGGCCGAAGGCCCCGAATCCTCCTTCAAACTTTCGACCGACGCCTTCCTTCTCCACTCCCGCGCCTCGATCAAAATACAGGACGGCTGCGCGAACCGCTGCTCCTACTGCCGCATCCGCCTCGCGCGCGGAAAATCGGTGTCCCTCGCCGCGGACGAAGCCGTCGCCCGGGTAATCGCCATAGAAGAAGCCGGCTGGGGCGAAGTCGTCCTCACCGGCGTGAACCTCTCCCAATACAAAAGCGGCGGCGAAGACTTCGCTCGCCTGCTCGAACGCATACTCGCGAACACCAAACGCATCACCGTCAGAATCTCGAGCCTCTACCCCGAGCGCGTCGACGAAGGCCTTTTGCCCATCCTCAAAGATCCCCGGGTCCGCCCGCACTTCCACCTCTCCGTCCAATCCGGCAGCGACCGCATCCTCAGCCTCATGCGCCGCCCCTACATGGCGGAAACCGTCTACCGCGCCGCCGAAGGCCTGCGAAGCGTCAAAAAAGATCCCTTCCTTGCCTGCGACATCATCGCCGGCTTCCCTGGAGAAACAGAAGAAGACTTCGCCCTCACCGAAAAACTATGCCGGGACATCGGCTTTTCCTGGATTCACGCCTTCCCCTTCTCCGCCCGCCCGGGAACCGAAGCCTGGTCAATGAAACCCAAAATTCCTGAACGGATCGCCGGCGAACGGGTGGCGATTCTGACCGCGATGGCCGAACAAAACCGGGAAAAATACATACAGAGATGGATGGGTGAAAAACTGGATGCGATAGTTGAAGGCTCCGAACGCGATTCGAAATTGTCCGTATTGACCGAAAACTATATTTCAGCGCCTCTCGCTTCCGCTTCCGCGGAAAAGGGCCAGCGGATCACGATCGTCCTGCGCCCAGGCCCTATAGCCGAGCCCGCCGACTGA